CTTGATACCCGACGTGAATGGATTAGCAAAAGCCGACATTGCAGTTTGGTCGTTGCTCGTGTTTAGACTCCGTGAGAAATTGAGAAACTCTTACATCATGGCCTTTTGATGTTTTGCGCATTTGCATATTGATAGATTcgccatttttttgcaaaaacCTTGCACCTCAATCGGCATGTTTCTTGACACAGACAATACATTTTGGAATATCTGGCTAGGGCTCTCGAAGGAATCTGTTGAACGTAATGCGCCAGCATACCAGTATGTTGGGCCTCGTAGTTGCTGCATAGTCTCTCCTCGCGGTCAGGTTTTACTATATAGAGCAATCTAAGACTGTATGATGAGTTTAAAGAGTTCAATTGGATCGATGAGGCAGGTTAATGAGGCCTAGATTAAGTGGATTTGTGAGGTTACTGAAGTCATCCAGTCCTGTATCATGTTCggtaatatttttcattgtcgTTGGTGTCGCCGCTCGTACAAACATGTAAGAATTTGCGGCGGTTGCTAAACTTACAATTGCTCCATTGAGAATATTTGGAACAAGTCTTGCTCAATCTATCAGAAAGGATATTAATGCGATGGTTATTCACTTAACTAATCTGCTAACCTgctgtctttttttcacacCAATTGTGCATGCTCTATTTACTACTtatttttgccatttttaGTGCATCGAGAAAggggaaaagaaagcaaaaactGACCAGCAAATGTCAATTTGAATAAACGAAAACAGAATTGGCGAAAACGCAGTTCTCGTCAGAGAATTGCTAGATAATAGggaagaaaccaaaaaaaaagatttaTTTAAAATTTATATACTAGGTATTTACACGTGAAAGTCTTAAACAACCAAGAGAGGGGTTAAAGGACAGGTGTCTTGGTTAAAGGAAGTGTTACATAAAATACAAGTCCATATTCTTTGCTCCTCTTTCGTTATTTATTCTAATATCTGCTGTTACTTCTATTGGAATAATTGTTTCTATCATTACTACGAGAGAATGAACGTCTGTTGTAACTGCCGCGTTCAGACTGTTCGTCATCATAATCTCCTCTTTTATCCCTGTTGTTGTTCCTATTTCCTCTAAAAGAAGTGTCTGATTCAAcgccatcatcatcgtaTGAATTCTCACTTCTATCTCTATTGCCACTATAGTCTCTAATTTCAAACATTGCCCTACCAATTGGACTGCGGCTTAACCCTAATTTATCTAAAAATCTTCTGGATACAGGGATCTTTAATTGAGGATCGTTTAAAAGCACACCATAAGTAGAAGCAATTTCAGGCAATATACGTCTCTCAGAAAATCTGTATTCCTTGATGCAAGATCTGTAGGAAGAGATTAGACTAATTATGACATCTGATAgattttctgtttcttgATCCATCGCCTCTAGGACTTCCgtctttatttcttcacttGGCTCGTAGTTTTCCTGTTTGgcgatgatgatatttttggcATCCTCCAATTCTTTGACAAATGGCAATTCATCCTTACAAATGAATAATACGGAAGAACCTTCTTTTCCACTTCTGGCAGTTCTACCAATTCTATGAATATAGTTAGCCAATTCGGATGGGACACCAATTTGTAAAACTTCATGAACATTTGGGAAATCCATACCGCGAGCACCCACATCTGTACAGACCAGAATACCAGATTcatctttcttgaatttcttgaCTAAACTTGTTCTCCTATTTTGCGTTATTTTACCATGAAACTCCAAAATTGGCAAatcctttttgaattcattttgtaaaatattACACAAAAAGGAGGTAAACTTGACAGTAGGAGCAAATATAATGGCTTTATAATTGGACTCTCTTTCTTTGACTTGCTTCTTTATGTGCTCCACAGCGGCAAATATGCTATTGGCAAATTTCTCAGAAATCACAACAGACTGGTCAATCCTCTCGTGAGCCTCGGGCTCATTCTTGTCTACTGTGTCTAAAAAGAGACATTCGCTTTTATTCATGATATTGTTTGCCAATTTTTGTACTTTGTCATCCAAAGTGGCTGAGAACATTAGAGTCTTGATATTATCGGCCGATTTggagtttttttcattcaataaaCCAGAAATAGTTTCCAAGTCATCTCTAAACCCAATTTCTAATAATCTATCAGCTTCATCGAGTACTTTATAGTCGAcaaatctgaaaaatttgtttgaatatttttcgaGGACATCAATCAATCTCCCTGGAGTACCAATAACAATGTTTGGTCTCAGCTTATTCATTTTATTCATAGCTGCCCTGAAATCAGTACCACCTACTAAGGAGACACAGGCATACTTTTTCAAGCCATAGTTCATATCgtggatttttttcacttcagCTTCAATTTGTAAGGCCAAATCTCTTGTTGGTGCAACAATAACAGCTTTAACCATGTATTGAGAATCGAGCTTCGTATTTATCAAATGCTGGAAAATAGGAATCAAAAACGCGAAAGTCTTACCTGTACCGGTTTTTGCCCTTGCGATAACATCGTGTTCTTGACTGGATAAAATGGGTTTTATAGTCTTCTGCTGCACGGGAGTCAAACCAGGAAACTCCATCCTAGTAATAGCTTTATGTAGTTCCTTATCAAGAACACCCTCCTCCAATAACGAATCTAGTGTCACATCTATGGAGTTGTCTTCTTTCGGGATGTGAatcaacttggaaaaaGTGGATTTATCGAAATGCacctcatcatcatcatcccTGGATCTGGTTCTTGGACGGGAGTTAAAACGAGAGTTCCTGGGCCTACTGTTACTGTCGTTCCTCTGGTACCTaccaagttttttttggtctCTCTCGTCATGATATAGTCTTCTTGAAGCTTCCCAATTAATTCGGTTGCAATTCGCGACCACCAAAGATAGACTTCTACCTACAAGAAGAGGAGTGCGACCCCTTATTAATACAGTAGACAACATTTACCAGCCTGATATCCTACTTGATTTGTCCTTTGCCACTATATGTTGTTATACTGACCATCAATATTTCTCTtgttatataaaaaattcatgTATTATAACATCACCATACACGGTGTTAGCAACAGATGATGAATAAAACATCCATAATGAACAATACCCAGAGTTGTAACTTAATTGAGAAGCAGTCATATAATACTGTAACGTTAGTCTAGCTCATTTGCTGATGGAGAGGTCACAAATGAGTCTTCTTCATAGGTCACTACAAGTAAATTACTGTATATCACGCTGCACGAATATTTAGCGTCAGTACTTTTCGCCAGTTTTTCTCAAGGTGGTTGAAAATCgaccatttttgataaatgtGCATGTTAATAAACTTCAGCATTGCACGCAGGACAAGACTAGCACAGCTCTTTCGTACTGTATTGTACTCTACTGCTCTGTATCACATTGGCGCACCAACGATTTCTTTTGGCGGGTCTATTATATATACTATATATACTTTTATCAAGATATCGTGCGAGTAACTGAGGTTAAAGCTCAAAAACCTATAAGCAAGGACAGAAGAAAGATAgaaaagagcaaaaaagggaaaagaaacagaataTTGAGTAAAGATATTTTAGAGAAACCGAATAATGTCAGTTCCTGTTCCTCAATTAGTAAATATTTCTCATGCCTTGCAAGCTTCCACTATCCAACAAATTCGTTTGGATATGGTAGATTTTAATAAAGATTGCAAATTATCTTCCCTTCAACTAGCAAGAATTGACAAGTATATCGATTCATTGCAAGCAGCTTTAAATCAATTTACCAAAGACAACTTGCACATCGAACAGAAGGACGAGCATGTGACTGCTGCAGATGTACAACTATATTCCGGTTTAAAATCAATGTATTTAGATTATTTGAACCAGTTAATTAAACTAAAACATGACAAGCAACGCCATTCTACACCTCCCATTGCCAATGATGTTTCATTGGACTTTTTCGCCAACCAGTTGCCCAAGTTTTCTTCcgaagaaaggaaaagctACATTGATAATCTGATCCTGAATAAAAACAGTCATAATCGGTTGTCTAAAATGGACGGTTTGGTGGATGCCGTCATCAACTTATGTGTCTTGGATACTTCCGCTAGTGAAAATGTACGATCTTATATGAAGCTATTAGATACTTTGGGTTTCCAAAAGGGTTCGAACAACACTAGTGCAAAGGCGAAgctcaaaaagaaattaacCAGTtcaaaagtaaaaataaaggattcagaaaaagaaaaagatagGTCCAAAACCAGGCCGAAAACTAAACTAAGACCTTCACCTCTGCTTAATAACGATGACAGCACCTCTTTACCATTGCCTTCTGCATCAGCTTCttcagcaaaaaaattgaaatcgGGCATATTCGATAAGAATGGAGTCAATCCTTCTACAGAAgcttcaacttcttcttccaagaaaaaattatcgTTCTCAAAGTATCTGAATAAAGATGATGCGGAAACTACTAAACCCGGGACCAAACGATCGTTGGATCTGGGCTTTAAGGTCGACGAAGAGACAGCCACAGCAGCGTCTAATATTgcatcgtcttcatcgtcagTATCATCATCGACCACAGCAGTAGCAGTCCCTGTTTCTCCAGAAGAGCccttgaagaagaaaactaaaaaatCGGTACAGGAACCTAATATACAATCAGTTTTGAGAAATGGTaaaccaaagaaaacacaTATAAGTAACATCAAATTTCTGGATGACTCTCAACTAATAAAAGTTTATGGTGATGACCTACCGAACCACGGGCTACAAGTTTCACCTGCCcagttgaaaaagattttgaaaccGTTTAGGGAAGGGGAACCAAAGGAAGTCATACTGTTTGAGGATATGTCAATCTCATTGAAACCTCTGGAtttgaagttcttgaaaaacaCAGACACCAATGATTACATGGACATATCCGAAACCAAAGGTGGCCCGATACACTGCGAAACAAGGACCCCGTTGATCTATAGAAACAATTTCAATCATTTCAATCCGGACTTGAATAGGAGGCCCCCCCGAGAGCCGATAGAATTCGATTTGAATGGAAACGCAAATTCGAATCCTATTATTGCGAAGGCGTTCGGTAAAAATAGTCTATTATTGAGGAAGGATAGAGGTGGTTTGCCGTACAAGCACGTTCCCATAGTAAAAAGGAATAAGTACCCTTCAAGACCCGTACGCTAAGCTATAGAATGCTGGTACATAAATATGTAGTACATATACGTATTTATATAATGTAATTATAAAGGATCTACCTATACGGCTGAAGACTTCTTATTTTGAAGTTTCTTCATCAGTAACCTCGACATAACGATACTACTGGCACTTACGACACCAAAAGGTGGAAAATACTCCAGAACAGTTCTTAATTTacttggttgaattttttttatgacGCTTTCAATTTGTTCGTATAAATCAATCAATGTGCCGTCATTTTGCAAGATATAATCtgacttcttctttttttcctcagtACTCATTTGGCTATCGAGCCTATTTTTCGCATCTTCTTCACTGAGCTCAGGATTCCTTATCATTAATCTTTCTAGTTGCAATTGGGATCCGCAAACTACGCTTATAGTAACTCCACATATTGAATCCAGATTTCCTTCAAACAGAAGCGGTACATCCAACACACACATTCTGTATCCCTTCAAATAGTAGTAGCCAATTTCCTTGAACATAGCATACCTTATCGCAGGATGCGTTATTCCGTTTAGGGCTTTTAAGTCGTCTTTATGGCTGAAAACCCACTTGCCAAGGGCCCCACGATTTAAATTTCCATCTTCTAATAGTAAATCGGGTATTTTGTCGTCAAAGTATGCCACAATTTGATCATATGCGTTTTGGCCTGGCTCCACTACTTGCCTAGCAATCTTGTCCGCATCAACAATAGGTAATTTATACTTGTCTCTCAATCTCCTCGACACCGTGCTTTTACCACAAGCAATTCCACCTGTTAATCCCACCACTAACATGCCtcaacctttttttcactgaTAGTTCCCAGTGAGGTTTTCCTACCTGGCTGTTGTTATTGTACCATTTGAATTCCCACTCTAATTGAAATAGTGgtaaaagcaaaaaataaacttgaaaaaaaagaaaaaaacgtTGTTTAGGTTAAATTGTACCCTATGTAGTCATTACTAAACGTAACCCATAGTATCGTCAAACGGTCCTAAGCTTGGAATAAGAGAATGTCAAATCCAATACCTAGGGTTTATTTCCTGGGGAACTCTTCCATGACATACCTACTAGCACTAAGAATTGCACAACTCCCGAGCCAACCAAAGGTTCCGTCaattgttcttcttttaaacGACCAGAAGAAACTAAATAGGTTTCTTAGCAATGACTCTAAAATTGTTGTCAAATCAAATAGTagtgataaagaaattcacCATAGGCAGTTTATGGCATCGTGTGTTCCACCTATCCTTAACAATAGTGAAATTGCgccaattgaaaatttaatAATTTCCGatgcttcttcaaaatttataaCTGCTCAACTTTCTAAATATAGTAGATCCTTGAAGCCTGAAACCAACATTCTGTTTTTGAATCCAAGTCTAAATTTATTAGAATATTTGCATAGATATCGATGGCGCTCTGATCAGACAAGACCAAATTTGTTTATGGGGTTCACATCGCCAGTTGAGATTGGAACTATACACCAAGAGTTCCAACTAGTGATAAAGATGAAggaaagaatgaaatttcatatAGCGAAGATTGATGATTTTCCTCCAATGGGCCACGTTTATCGCAAAGCTGGTCCCCCTCTGATAGATGACAGgccaaaaaatgaaaaggaaaacaacACACTTTACAAATTGTTTAGAGAAATGTCCAAACTACGATCCGGTATCGGCTCAAAATTAGTCAATTTTGATCTGATTATCCACACTTTTCACgatttgttcttcattgaattggaaaatttgataataGAAAGTTGCACTGAGCCTTTACTGGCAGTGTACGATTGCGTATTTAAAAAAGAGTTATTGAAAGTTCCTGGTGCGCAAGATATAATTCATAAGCTAATAAAAGAGCAACTATCCATCATTGATCAATCCTACTCATCATTAAAAAACTATCCAAATTACTCTGTCATATttgaggaagaaagaatgtTCAACTTAGTGATAAGAGATTTGAAGGTTAATGGACACAAACGCGCTAAATTGGCACAGTCTTTAAGGCAATTGAATCAAACGAATATTGATGAACTCAACGGATATTTTGTAACGCTTGGTAAGTACAAAAAGTGTAATTGCAGGTGGAATGAAATGATACTGACTTtaataaaaggaaaatggtCAATTGCCAAGCAAAAGGCGCTGGATTATCATTACTTGTAGAGTTTTTCcttgtatatataaacaatAGAGATTcataaacatatatatttatatgagTATATCTCGCGTACCTGCGTCTAGTACAGCAGATAGGAGCATTGTCGCTTTTCCTTTGGATTTATTGCTTACGATTTACAATCACAGTAGTTATAGGGTTTGCAAGTTTCGTTCAAGAATCTTTATATACCCTGCGTATATGGTAATGACGTTCTGCAAACATAGTTTATCCTCGGCATTATCTGCTTGTTTTGTCAACTGGTTCAGAGTTTCCGTAAATTTTACACTTAATCCAGCCAATAATACttttaaaattgaagatatttttggtttgaaGTAATCTTCTGATATGTACCCTTCAATAAACTTTTGAACCCTTCTTTTGTCTCGAGTTAGATAATAGCTCAAAGCTACTAGTATTCTATAACTTATATCACCCCCATTGATTGTGTAATCTCCCCAATAATCATGTTCTACTAAAAACGTTTTGACCTCCTCTTTATCGTCGTTTATTAGTTCAATTATATCATTAGAGATATCTAGGTAATTCCATTTGTTTTCACTTACTACGAATCCATACTCGTTCAATAGGAAATCGTTGGAGTGGGCACcataattcaaaaaaagttccTCATTGATATTGTTGTAATAGTATTCGCCACATCTAATGCTGAATTGCCCAATTCCAATAATTTCCTCTCCTTCTGATTTCAACAGAGCATTTAATTGAGGATAGCAATGTAAATCTACCTCGCAAATGTGGTTAAGGAAATCAACATATGGTACTAAAGTGAAATTGCTCGAACGGTCCTCCATTTTCAACGGAATTTCGGCATAAAGGCATCTTGAATTTATAACGAAATAGACATGTAGAAATAGGGAAAATAATTCATTACTGGTAAGTTTCTCAGAGCTTTTAATTCCACTTGTTGAGTTACAAACTTTGTTCCAGTCAAAAATTACTTCTGAAATAGTCTTCCAGTCTTCCCTGACAAGTTCGCTGATTCTTATCATATGGTTCCGTGAAGCAGTCGGTAGGTATTCTATCAGCGGGCGGCACTGTGAGTTTGGTTCACAATTCCAAATAGCTGGAATGGACCGCAGCTCTTCCTTAAAAGGccatatatcaaaaaatggtttCCAATCTGAGTGAATTTCATTATGAGTCCATTTTGGTAATAAATAGTTTTCCACCAATATGTAAAATGATATCAATtgaaatgatgataaattCAGCAAGTAGTCCCTCGACAATTGAGAATAAAGTTCGAATCTCGGGTCTATTGGACCTCTACTTTCCCCAGCGATAGTGCTCTCCTCGCTGTCGGTCAGGTTTCTATCGATTGTGACGCCAGGAATATTGAGCTCTTTATTGAACTTTGAAATATGATACAGGATTGTGTGAAAATTTAGTTGCTTCGAGCTTGGTACAGATATAATgacatcattttttttgacagAGTCGTGGCTGAGGACGATTCCTCTGCCCGATTCTGGTGACTCGCTGATGTTGATATTTTGCGCTATATAAAATTtatctgatttttttagccATCTTAACAATGAGTCAACCTTTCCATCCATTCGAGAACTAGTTATGTGATTAATTGTGGAAAGCTGTTGGAAATTTGTACTTTCAACGGTTTGAAGCTATTACATGTGATGAAATAACGCATTGAGCTCTAGTCAACATTTGcaattcttgatttttttatgatCAAAAAATAGTGGAAAAAcgagggaaaaaaagaagatgtaAATCGGAACTGCAAAACATTACTCAAATTATATGGAATATGCGCTTATTTATGATATATGACTTGCATTATCTCTACGACACATGACGTGTGTTCTTTGTGTAGATTATGCTTATggtatttcttctttgaattaCTGCGGCAATTGCTTAACAGCTGTCGCAACTAATCCAAATGAGATGGCAACTATCCCGAAAAGTATTCTTTTACCAGCTTTCGGTTTATTGCCCTCAACGATCTCTACTTCTTCAGTACTTACTAATGTTTCTTGACtatctttcttgttttccCCTGAATCTTCTCGTTTGATTCTAGCAGTATTCCCATTACTGATATTATTGCTAGAATTATTCTTCGTtaaaattgaatttttgttcctttcttcttctatttgGGAGTTTAGATCCATTAGTTcatcttctatttcttttaaCATTTCAcaactttgtttttctttcaagcTACATGcagatttgattttattattttgctGCTTAATCTCTTTTAATTGATGTTCTGATTCTCTGAGTAGCGCGTCATTGTTTTCTGATAGAGTTTTTTGTAAAGCCGTGCTTAGTTTTAGTAAATGCTTTTCGTTCATATCAATCATGTGCTTATTTATAGAGCCCAAGTTTGCGGTGTAGTTTGCTATGAAGTTTTGCATGGAATgtaatttttccaattcctGTCTTTCTAACGATAGTTCGGTAGTTAGAGTCTTTATCATATTTATCAAGTTCATACTTGTGCCCGCAGAATTATTAATGAAAATTCCACTGAGAACCTCGGTTTCTAAGCCTAAAATGTCATCATCCAATTCCATATTATTAACGTCTCCAAACATGGCAGCCTCAAAAGCAGCTCTTTGAGCGGTTGTGGCAGATGTTACGCCAGCTTCAGTGTAACTTTCATTCAAATGGGATCGTAGTGGGATATTTTGAGTATGATGTGTTTTGTCTAATTTCATTCCGTTTATATCGGTGGAATTACCATCACTCTTACTGGTAAATTCCTGTTTTCTCGTTATCAAACTCGTAGGATCAGGGGCAGAATTCATTAGGGGAATGACTGAAACCTCTTCTACATACGCGCTAATCTTTCTATGTTCAAATTTCGTATCGATATCGGTTCCCAAATCGACAGTGTCGCCAACTTTCAATTCTACATcattttgatcaatttTTACCCCGTTAACATACGTCCCATTACTCGATTTTAAATCGCGAATGTATATTTTTCCCGTTGTAGGATCACAACTTAAACAGGCGTGGTTTCTAGATAGAACTCTTGAATCGAAATTTCCGTTATCTGGCCTAACTTGTTGCGAAAACAA
This is a stretch of genomic DNA from Saccharomyces kudriavzevii IFO 1802 strain IFO1802 genome assembly, chromosome: 4. It encodes these proteins:
- the REF2 gene encoding RNA-processing protein REF2 (similar to Saccharomyces cerevisiae REF2 (YDR195W); ancestral locus Anc_8.403), which codes for MSVPVPQLVNISHALQASTIQQIRLDMVDFNKDCKLSSLQLARIDKYIDSLQAALNQFTKDNLHIEQKDEHVTAADVQLYSGLKSMYLDYLNQLIKLKHDKQRHSTPPIANDVSLDFFANQLPKFSSEERKSYIDNLILNKNSHNRLSKMDGLVDAVINLCVLDTSASENVRSYMKLLDTLGFQKGSNNTSAKAKLKKKLTSSKVKIKDSEKEKDRSKTRPKTKLRPSPLLNNDDSTSLPLPSASASSAKKLKSGIFDKNGVNPSTEASTSSSKKKLSFSKYLNKDDAETTKPGTKRSLDLGFKVDEETATAASNIASSSSSVSSSTTAVAVPVSPEEPLKKKTKKSVQEPNIQSVLRNGKPKKTHISNIKFLDDSQLIKVYGDDLPNHGLQVSPAQLKKILKPFREGEPKEVILFEDMSISLKPLDLKFLKNTDTNDYMDISETKGGPIHCETRTPLIYRNNFNHFNPDLNRRPPREPIEFDLNGNANSNPIIAKAFGKNSLLLRKDRGGLPYKHVPIVKRNKYPSRPVR
- the CBS2 gene encoding Cbs2p (similar to Saccharomyces cerevisiae CBS2 (YDR197W); ancestral locus Anc_8.405) is translated as MSNPIPRVYFLGNSSMTYLLALRIAQLPSQPKVPSIVLLLNDQKKLNRFLSNDSKIVVKSNSSDKEIHHRQFMASCVPPILNNSEIAPIENLIISDASSKFITAQLSKYSRSLKPETNILFLNPSLNLLEYLHRYRWRSDQTRPNLFMGFTSPVEIGTIHQEFQLVIKMKERMKFHIAKIDDFPPMGHVYRKAGPPLIDDRPKNEKENNTLYKLFREMSKLRSGIGSKLVNFDLIIHTFHDLFFIELENLIIESCTEPLLAVYDCVFKKELLKVPGAQDIIHKLIKEQLSIIDQSYSSLKNYPNYSVIFEEERMFNLVIRDLKVNGHKRAKLAQSLRQLNQTNIDELNGYFVTLGKYKKCNCRWNEMILTLIKGKWSIAKQKALDYHYL
- the RKM2 gene encoding protein-lysine N-methyltransferase (similar to Saccharomyces cerevisiae RKM2 (YDR198C); ancestral locus Anc_8.406), whose protein sequence is MDGKVDSLLRWLKKSDKFYIAQNINISESPESGRGIVLSHDSVKKNDVIISVPSSKQLNFHTILYHISKFNKELNIPGVTIDRNLTDSEESTIAGESRGPIDPRFELYSQLSRDYLLNLSSFQLISFYILVENYLLPKWTHNEIHSDWKPFFDIWPFKEELRSIPAIWNCEPNSQCRPLIEYLPTASRNHMIRISELVREDWKTISEVIFDWNKVCNSTSGIKSSEKLTSNELFSLFLHVYFVINSRCLYAEIPLKMEDRSSNFTLVPYVDFLNHICEVDLHCYPQLNALLKSEGEEIIGIGQFSIRCGEYYYNNINEELFLNYGAHSNDFLLNEYGFVVSENKWNYLDISNDIIELINDDKEEVKTFLVEHDYWGDYTINGGDISYRILVALSYYLTRDKRRVQKFIEGYISEDYFKPKISSILKVLLAGLSVKFTETLNQLTKQADNAEDKLCLQNVITIYAGYIKILERNLQTL
- the CAB5 gene encoding putative dephospho-CoA kinase (similar to Saccharomyces cerevisiae CAB5 (YDR196C); ancestral locus Anc_8.404), which translates into the protein MLVVGLTGGIACGKSTVSRRLRDKYKLPIVDADKIARQVVEPGQNAYDQIVAYFDDKIPDLLLEDGNLNRGALGKWVFSHKDDLKALNGITHPAIRYAMFKEIGYYYLKGYRMCVLDVPLLFEGNLDSICGVTISVVCGSQLQLERLMIRNPELSEEDAKNRLDSQMSTEEKKKKSDYILQNDGTLIDLYEQIESVIKKIQPSKLRTVLEYFPPFGVVSASSIVMSRLLMKKLQNKKSSAV
- the VPS64 gene encoding Vps64p (similar to Saccharomyces cerevisiae VPS64 (YDR200C) and FAR10 (YLR238W); ancestral locus Anc_8.408), with the translated sequence MAELERRRRPPPQLQHSPYVRDQSNSPGMTKTPQTSPPKRPMGRARSNSRSSGSRSNADIDQYTIPTDLDSLTTASPPSSVHHVSQQQQLSPILANKTRSSLENGSRNQIDNPVDLPSAEQVTIPIQAIPPPASGELSKFQDDSIKQLSGIGLSNNRKKHTHIIILKSLNATFETKFLVVPFKPDGLKLGRPVTNNLNKNNSASKRDLFSQQVRPDNGNFDSRVLSRNHACLSCDPTTGKIYIRDLKSSNGTYVNGVKIDQNDVELKVGDTVDLGTDIDTKFEHRKISAYVEEVSVIPLMNSAPDPTSLITRKQEFTSKSDGNSTDINGMKLDKTHHTQNIPLRSHLNESYTEAGVTSATTAQRAAFEAAMFGDVNNMELDDDILGLETEVLSGIFINNSAGTSMNLINMIKTLTTELSLERQELEKLHSMQNFIANYTANLGSINKHMIDMNEKHLLKLSTALQKTLSENNDALLRESEHQLKEIKQQNNKIKSACSLKEKQSCEMLKEIEDELMDLNSQIEEERNKNSILTKNNSSNNISNGNTARIKREDSGENKKDSQETLVSTEEVEIVEGNKPKAGKRILFGIVAISFGLVATAVKQLPQ
- the MSS116 gene encoding ATP-dependent RNA helicase (similar to Saccharomyces cerevisiae MSS116 (YDR194C); ancestral locus Anc_8.402); the encoded protein is MLSTVLIRGRTPLLVGRSLSLVVANCNRINWEASRRLYHDERDQKKLGRYQRNDSNSRPRNSRFNSRPRTRSRDDDDEVHFDKSTFSKLIHIPKEDNSIDVTLDSLLEEGVLDKELHKAITRMEFPGLTPVQQKTIKPILSSQEHDVIARAKTGTGKTFAFLIPIFQHLINTKLDSQYMVKAVIVAPTRDLALQIEAEVKKIHDMNYGLKKYACVSLVGGTDFRAAMNKMNKLRPNIVIGTPGRLIDVLEKYSNKFFRFVDYKVLDEADRLLEIGFRDDLETISGLLNEKNSKSADNIKTLMFSATLDDKVQKLANNIMNKSECLFLDTVDKNEPEAHERIDQSVVISEKFANSIFAAVEHIKKQVKERESNYKAIIFAPTVKFTSFLCNILQNEFKKDLPILEFHGKITQNRRTSLVKKFKKDESGILVCTDVGARGMDFPNVHEVLQIGVPSELANYIHRIGRTARSGKEGSSVLFICKDELPFVKELEDAKNIIIAKQENYEPSEEIKTEVLEAMDQETENLSDVIISLISSYRSCIKEYRFSERRILPEIASTYGVLLNDPQLKIPVSRRFLDKLGLSRSPIGRAMFEIRDYSGNRDRSENSYDDDGVESDTSFRGNRNNNRDKRGDYDDEQSERGSYNRRSFSRSNDRNNYSNRSNSRY